CCATGCTTTCCTTTCTGTCATCAGGCCCAGGTTGGGGCTCAAATGGTTGGACCAATCCTCCTGTACAGGTGAGAAGGTAGTACAGCAGCACTTGTAGAGCAGATGTggggacctttggcccttcagatgctgctgagttacaactcccatcagccccaagcaagTATGGCCTAGGTTACCCACATGGGAATACAGCTCTTTGGGAAAGTTGGGTATGGATGGGCAAATTTGTCTGtttccatttctttctgtttctcatttttccaatttaaaaTCTGGTTCATTGCATTTCCTcattggtttcttttttaaagtccccatggaaatttgtcagcatttaagCACGTTTCTCTTAAAAAGCACATTTAGGTATGCAGTGTTGCCTATTTTGCATATATGTTTTCCCTATATAATGCATTATTGTGTGATACCTGCACTGACATATGCTTTTTTATGCACATTCTTCcagaatatacacattttagtaCACTTTCTTTGGTGGGACAAGCTGCATTGAAAAAAATCagacaagtgtgaattttgaaggacacatactgtttcaggaagtgtgaattaagtagatTTATATTAAAATGTGACTTGAACTGAAATCCTCCCCATCCTTAGTCTTCAGGTCCATCACCATCTGAAAGCACATTGCATGtagtcagggctgtcttaagcatatctggcactgtgatgcaaagatccctccggtgccccctctCCGTTTTCCAGAGTTttcaaccttttcccaagcctctgcgggaatCGCTCTCCTCccatggaggcttgggaggcaagctgcatgcctgccagccatatggttgaagGGGCACAgctggcaaagccgtgcagctcccccacttgctggggcacccctgagaggccagcgccctggcgcaaggTGCCAGTAAGCCGAATAGGAAAGATGGCTCTGCATGTAGTGGGCATTATGGCATTTCAATGTGGACCTTTGCTGTTCTGTGCACTTTGATATTGCTCTTTTTAAAACCCATTTTACTTATACCCAGTTCATCCTTTGAAAGGCCTTCCGAGTGTCTTACATGGGGCTCCCAGCATTCTCCCATCCAGGCAGTGGGCAAGCCCTCACCCACTTAACATCGGCTGTCCAATTGCCCTGATTGCTCCCTCTGCTCACTGGGTAATGCCCAGTGTTTTTACTATATAATCTATCCttatgcattttaattatttccaCTGAAGCTATTTCTCATGCACCAACCTGAGTGTACACTTTCTGGGAGGTACATATCCTATAAATATTCCTTGGCACATTTCATTTTAGCATAAATCGTTAGCAATTGTTGCTGGTGCTTAACGAATTTCAAGTCTCAGCATGACTTTCCATGAGCTTCATTAACCGAGCCCAAACCTTGCTCTCGTGCTATTAACTGAACAGTTTTAGTATCtctaaagagaaaaacaactattctCTATGTCTATCAGATCGAACAAATTCACCCCTTAAAGACACTTAAGTTGTTAGATTTTTGGCTCACAACTGGTTGTGATACTGACATTATTAATGGCTTTGCAATGGCTTTCAAGTTCACTGCATGATCCTGGTGTTAACATCTTTAGCTGGAAAAGACCACTTATTTCATTCACGCTGATGATGTATGATACACTCTGTCTAAACCAATAGCTATGCCTCTCTCATTGGTTTCCAACAGAGAGAATCTCATCTAGTGTGAACGAGAGCCTTTCTCTGTTTAAGATGAAGCCAATGATTTACAGCAGAATTGCCCTAGATTTACATGAAGGAAGGATCCAGCCCTAATTCATGTCACGCTGTGTTGCCATCACCACTGCAGGACATTAATCAATGGTGACTGACTAATTTCCTCATTTTCTGAACACTTCATGTTGCACCACAATTAAATGAAAACTTATAACATAACTTGTCCTATTTTCAGCCTTTATACAGTTAATTGTATCGGTTGTTGCAATGAAATCTTGTTTGCTCCAGTTTAGATGCATGCTTAAGCTGTGTGCAAGTGTGCTGTAGCAGGTCACACCCTCTGCCAGGCTGCTTTTGAGAGAGGGGCAATGTTGTCCGTCCTTTTAGTTCAAACTGTCTTTTCAAAGCCTTTCATTTGGAAACTGAATGGAAGCCATATCAAGTCAGATCTCCTTTGGATCTCAGATTTGTAAGGGAGAAAGCAGTGGTTTTAGGAAGTAAAGCTGTCCAACTTCCAACATGCAAATGTGGAGCtgcatttttgctgtttttttaactTCCGTTATCTCTGCTGAGCCAACTATCACCAAAGTGATTTGGGGTTTATCTATACACTCCACACTTCAGCTTTTTCAACAGCCATTCCCTGGGAAAGGGCAGTTCTGTGAAgagtctgtgtgcatgtgtgctgtCGGAGGGAAACCTCGGCACCTCCAACAAACTGTTCCCATGATTCCTTTGAGGAAGCTGTGACAACACAACTGGTATGAGATAGATAGAGGGTCAGTTTATAATGTGGGCATGCCCAAAGGAATTGTCATCCAGAGGGGTTCAATATTAGCTAGATGCTGAGAAACAAAATGCCTGGGATGGTGATGTTATAATGTTGGTAACACAGGATGTtaagaaaataggaagctgcttcattTAGTGAAGTACTTTATGCACTGACTGTCAGTGACTATCCAGAGGCAGAGGGCactcctatctggagatgtcagagaaTGAACCTGATCAGTGGCACTGACCTGTGTCCCTGATGCTCAGACCTAATGTCTGTTGAGACGCCCAAATCCTCTCTGGTAAGTGAACATGCCACTCCGCACTTTTAGAActctgtacaggtgaaactcgggaaattagaatatcgtcgaaaagtgcatttatttcagtaatgcaactttttattttttattttaattttacaaattaaattccacagtaataaaacaaatagttacaatacaaaaataaacatcactattacatttcattaattacataccatttataattgacccgcctaacaacaaataattacaacaaataaaggcttgacatatcttgctttgcatgtcatgcacctaCAGTATCTCATacactggtttcaccttttaagttgcattactgaaataaatgcactttttgacgatattctaattttctgagtttcacctgtaggagtGGGAGGTATTAATCCATTTTTCTCCGAGATCCCCTTTCTTCTATCAGTTCCTTCGGGTTTCAGGGTCAGAACCCACTGGGtacgtccccccccccactccctgaaCATGCTGCAAAGTGTGTGGAGGCACCTCAGCCCCCTGGCATGATGAGTCATCGCGGCCTCCCAAGACGAGACATTTTCCCCGCTCCCAGCTCATCCCCGTTGCATTTGCGTCATCAGCTCCACCTGACTGCACTGCAGAGCCAAGCGATGACGCCAGCACGAGGGCACTCTCGGCAAGGGCTGCTTGCTGTCTGAGGCTCAGCTCCTTTGCTTGCCGCCTGCTGAAtggacggggtgagcttccgggATCTGCGCTGCTCTCGCTCTAATCACCGTAGCGCTCTTTGCTGAATGGAAGACTCCCGAGTGCGGGATGCTAATTGTCATTCTAGAGACAGGGAGGCGAGCTTGCCAGCTCTGCACTTGGCTGTCTATTCCTGTGCAACAAGCAGCTGTCTGTTGCAGCACAGATAGCTGTACTCAGAGCGCTCCTCAGCAAGCTGCAGTAGCTCTGCTTTCCAGTGAGGATTGACAGCCGCCTCAGCGCTATAAAGAGCTCTTGGCTCCAAGTGATCATTTTCTTCTCCATTGCTGCTGGCCAAGGAGTAAATTCATGAAGTTCGTATCTAGATGATGTAATACAAGCACCTTCCTTAAGCAACTGCTTGGCATTCCTTCTGCCTCCAGAAGAGACAGAGATCCTTCAGGCCTTGGAATATCTGCCTGAACTTACCTAGCCCAGCGCCCTTAAATTCTCATATGGAATGAGAATTTAAATGAGAATTGGAATGTAGCCCCCCTCCTCTCAAGACGAACATACCAGGGCAAGCATCAGCCTTCAAGACTTACCATGTTTAGGAGGTTGGGCTTTGTTGGTTAGTGTCCAGAGGAGTggctggggggtgtgtgtgtgtgccggtgGGCAGGGCACACTGGGAACCACACTGTGGGCGGGCAGCGCTTACTGTGGGACCTGCAGCACGCTAGAGTCACGTTtgtctcctgggagtgatgcctGCCTAGGTCATCTCCTTTCTATGGTGCATTCATGTTGACGATTTGTGCATATGGTAGTATCAGGGTGGGGCAGTTTTGCACGATCCCACCTTCAACACTGTTTGTGCCTGAAAAGGTTTCGGGGTGGGCATCCTGCATGTCCTGTGACCTCCTGCTGAAACCCTGtacaaatatttggagggcaggGGTTGGTCTTGCTCCCGTCATGCTATTATGCAAGTGCTCAAACCCTGACGCCAGTAAGGCAATAGCTTTGGCAATAATCAACTGATCAAGAGGAGTGATGTGTGGGCAGgtcagtataaatccaccacaaatgcATTGGGGTTATAGAATACTTCCCGCAAAGAGCACATGTTTGGCAGGCCTGGGACACCCAGTTCCAAACAACCCATCGACAGGCTGCCAAAGGTGGGTCTGTGGCACAGGACTCATTTTATCCACATGGAAACAAAGGCATATGAGAAGCCAAGGCTCCACTAACTAAAATATTCTCTTTATATACCACAGAGACTATGTTTTGTTTCCAGTGAAGGGAAAGTAAAGGGTGGGAAGGATATTGATCAAAATGCAGTCGTGGGGCATCAACCGTTATTTCCAAAGAACAAGCAAAGCACAGCTGAGGGGGTTCTCTGAGAGAAGAGAAGCGGGGAACATTATACTCTTTTCCCGATGCCTCCTCGGTCACTCCTTGGTCATTCCTGTTAGCGATCTGTTTTGCTCTTTCTTCTTCACCTCTGACCAGATGTCAGACAGGTCCTGGATAAACTGCTGGATCTGAGAACAAAGAGGATGAACATCCGATTATTACAAGCGGCGGAGCAGCCATCACAACAACATAGACTGGAACTGGGGGCTACTTTGGGAGTTTTATTATTTCAATCTTTATTAGTTtataaatgacacacacacaaaacccacaaAACATAACtcacaaataaaaagaaaaaaagaacaatacaACATGGAAACACAAAAATATTTCAGCCACCCAAACTCAACCTGTATTAAATCTCACAGTATTTGTGTTCTTTTTACCTTATGTTATTCCGAGAGTTATTCAAAGCATTCTAAAGTTTTAATGTGGggacaatgtttttttaaaatattgtctaTAAATCTCCcattcattttaaaacttttgggTGTGTCTATTGATCTTCTCTGTCATATTTGCTAATTCCATATATTCAAACAGTTTAACCTGCCACTCCTCTTTTGTTGgaattttatctcctttccatcCCTTAGCTATCAGCAGTTGTTGCGTACATAAAaaccctccttttctctcttggGATGTCTGATGCCATAATGCCTAAGAGGAAGGTTTCAGGTTTTTTgataagcttttttgggggggggtggggtggggtgggtaggtgggtgggaatAGTTCATTGTATTTAAGTTCCCAAaagctcttaattttttttacaaccccaccacatatggtacattGTTCCCTCTAGATCTCTCCGCCTCCAGCATAAATTTGAgttggttttgtacattttagccaatttgcTGGGTGTGATGTACCCAGTGGTGGGGatcttcatgctccggcaccgggggggggggcagggagcaggcgggggcagggctggtgtgcATCCCGGGAGCATGATGtgctgcccacaggggcgtggcagGTGCACTGGGGGCGTGGTGACCCAGCATGAGCAGGGGGGGGCCAGCCACGATGGCTCCCCACCAGGATtgtgctgctgggggcggtgtgctccccacACACTCcacttcctccgccactggatgACCCATCTGCATTGCATCTTCATAAAGTTTTCCATTATAGTAAATAAAGCCATAAATTTCAGTTCATTTCTCCGTAAATTTTCCCATTCTGTCACCTGTATATTGTACCTAATGTCCTTTCGCCCACTGAACCTTAACCGATTTTACTTcctcttcttttaaaagaaaagaaagctactTTAGGATTTAATTGGGGCTGCTGGTCTGGAGGACGGAACTCTCGGTAGAACTATGGACTATGGGGCTGGTGTGGGGAAGCAATGGCCAAGCTACGCTGGAGAGAGAACATGCTGTAGCACAAGAGCCATCAATTCACCACAAGTCCCAGCtcactgtgtttcatttccaGATACATTCTGGATGAACCAGATACATAAGCCCTCCCAATTGTATCTCCTTGTCACAACATGGCTTGATGGGCCTCAACTTAACAATGAAGGACTGAAGACTTTATGCTCAACTTGCAAACAGAGCTGGCCCACTCACGAGGTGGGGTGAAGCAGCCATCTCAGGTGGCAGAAACGCAAGAGACGACGCCCCCTCAGGGCACTCAATCCcatgtgtattttgtggttttgcattttgattttgttctgtgaaccgtccTGGGACCTACAGGTCTAGCACTGCCAGACCCTAGAGAGGAGAGTTGGGGGACTTGGGACAAGTGTACCATATCCAGCTGCCTGTGTGTGTCCTCCACGGGCACCATTAAAGCCTCCTTCATCTGCTTGGCTACACTCTGGAAGAGATTCAAAGTGGCCATCTTGATGGTACCCAGCATCAATGTTTTCTTCGCAGCCGTATTCTGGATATGGGCCCAACGTGACTCCTGTGGGGAAGGCCAGAGGCATAGAAAATGAGGTTCTGATAGACGTGACTAGTATGCTGCTACTTTCCATGTTAAAAGTGCCCCAAACTACATTTGGGGGAGATGGGGGGAAGGGGACAGGACTCAACACATCTTGCATAGCAACCAGCCTAAGATGCCTCTCTCTGTTTTGCATTTCCATTGTGCAATCTGATCTGCCACACACAGCGGTGGGCAAAGCTGTTCTGTGTTattgtctgcctgtctgcctccCCCCCTATGGAATGTTGGTTCAAATGCTAAGAAGTTTGTTACTACTGTAGACAGAAATGGGCAGCCCCAACTAGGGTTCGTGGCATCATCCTGCCTTGCCCTGCTATAGTTAGTCGTTCAAACACAAGCCCAGCATATTGCTTTTCCCTCCCTAAACTGTAAGATATTCACCATTGCCAAAGATGGTGGTAAACGTTCTCTGGCTACCACTAATGAGGTTTAAAAATGAAGTCGCTCCCTCCTCCTTCTGTCATTTCTTCCTGATAAAGAACACATGTGGCAGTCTGGAATGGCTTCTGAGACTCCCTAAAAtaagctcagctggttagagtgtggtgttgaTGATGCCAAGTTTGCGGATTTGATCCCAGTAAGGgactgctgcatattcctgcgttcgggagggggttggactagatgaccctcagggtcccttccaacgctatggTTCTCTGAATATTCCAGCCCCATTTGCACTAAGTTTtgaaagcagtatcacaccactttaaacaatcatggcttcccaaaagaataatgggaactgtagcttgttgtagttgctgagagttgttaggagacccctattccactCACAGTTCCCAAAGTTCCCCAGGACAAGGGATTGACTATTAAACCACTtagagaactgtagctctgtgagcagatTTTGGCTCCAGGCCTCAGATTCCCAATCCCTGATTTTGAGTGATACAAAGCAGAgacttgacggccatatgtcaggaatgctttgatggtgtttcctgcatggcagggggttggactggatggcacttgtggtctcttccaactctatgattctatgaagtaccAAAACCTGCCCACTGTCAAACAGGTAAATGGCTCCCAGTGATGCCCAGTGGATTGCTGACCTTTCTTACCATCCTCTCTGGCTTAAGTGTTCACTGAGCCAGGGTTTGTCTGCAGCTAGTCAAGGGTATGGGTTCATGGCAGAAGATTTTAAGTTATGATTACACAGAGGTCTGGGATGAGAATAAGCCTTTTAGGATATGCTGATAGTTCGGGAAGAGACAAAGCAAGAACCCCCAAAGATTCTGATCCATCCAGACTGGTTTCAGGCTTGCCATCATATTACTGGGTCAAAGCCCTCCATGCAAAGGAAGacatttccccacccctactCCTTACCCAGACGATGACATCGCTGCGGGCATGGTCAAAACGCAGCTGTAGGCGGGCTAGCTCATTGTTGTGCTGCAGCATCTCATCATCTTTTTCCTCCTTGTAACGTGCCAGGCGGACTTTAGCTTGCTCAATCATCTCCATCCCCTCCTGTGCCGACTGCACGAGGTCCCGGTGCATCCCTACGAGGGTCTTGTAGCGACCGATGACCTCCCGGATCTCCTCAAACTACAGGGAATGCCTTGCATTACTGTCCAGAACCCTGAGATACCGTTCTTCCCTTAGCCAAATTCCAAATAGTAGCCCCTCGAGGATCACATCATCTCCTCCCCATGACAGATCCTTGGACATGCAGGAACAGATGGGTGCCTGGCTACAGACACCGTAGTGCAGCCAATCGATATACTGGCTTAGGAAGCCACCTATTATTATACAATGGGTATTTGACCAAGGCtgtgctgcactgtccagaaccACAGCTTAAAGGCAGCAAATAGGTGGACAAATGCTCAAGATACAAAGTCACCACCATTGTTCATGAAACTGTGTAGATGCTTGAATAGCAGTTGCACCAATGACCCAGTTGTTCTAAACTTCAGATTCTAGAACTTAGTTTAGCATCAACTGTAGAAACTTCAGATTCTAGAACTTGTTTTACCAATGCTAAACCCattgctttttttcccctggggggatgcaggggtacgcataccccctaaacattttgtgaatctgtttggtctcattgaggaggagtatttcaatatgagtaggaaaatgagaataaccatgaactttttttttaaagaaaaaagcactggccaaaTCTGATCTGCAGATTTCTGGTGGCACAGACAGAACCACAATAAGGTAACTGAGGTTTCTCCCACTCCCCACCTCAAGTGTTGTCCTTTGTCCCTCTGCCTGCGTCTCTGGTTCTGCACACAGGCCACAGACCAAAGAACTGGACACCTGCTCTTGAGCTCCACCCTCAGACTTTGCTTCCCTTCTTAGCAGCCATACGTACCTCAGAGACCTCAACCACTTTCTCCAGATACTTGTTGAAGATGGAGTATTGCTGTAGTTTGTTGTAGAGCTTCTGGTGCTGCTGCTTCAGAGCTGCCATCTCTATCTTGGCCTTGGCCAGCTCTTTCACTCGCTGCTTCTTCAGTTCCCGCTCCTTGTTGGCTTTCTTCAGGGCTCTGATCCGTTTCTGGTCGTTCTCCTAATGGCCCCATGTTGGACCCCACCCCACATACCATTGAAAAGGAATCAAGACAAGATGCAAAAAGATTTCATGGCTTCCCTCCCTTTAGCAGAGTTTTTAAGGCTGTCAGAAGTGCATAGGAAGTTGCCCTGTACACTGTCAGGatatttgcccatctagcccagtaatgCCTGCTACTACTGTTCTGGAGGCAGTGCTATAACTAGCCATTTCTTTGCCCAAGgctgggattgaacttgagacctccTGCACACAAAccgtgtgctctaccactgagctatgatctcTCCTGACACCATGTCTCCATCTGAACCAGCACTGAGTTGAGCTAGGAAATGGAGGTAATGCTTTAAAGGTACCACTGCTGAAATTCTTGGCATTCAGACTAAGTCTACTCAACACTTAACTGCCAAGTGTaccccgtttttcatgggaaacccctggattttagtccgtttcccgctgttctcccgaatggagaaaaatcccggaaatcccccagatttcctatcAGGCGGGGATACTCACCCCTATGTGGTGGGGGTGCAAGATGGTGAAACAATTTTGGACAATGATACATGAGGAGCTTAAAAGGATATTTAGAATTTCAATCTTgaagaaaccagaggctttttttaaaattaagtttaGTTTTGAATGACATCTCTAAGAATAACAGGAATGTATTTCTTTATGCAACCGCGGCAGCCAGAATTGTACTGGCGAAAAACTGGAAATCTGACAAAATACCAGAACTAGTAGAATGGAGAATAAAGATGTTTGAATTTGCGGAGACGGCACAATTAACAGCATCAATCAGAGGATGTTCTAATCAAGtaattaaggaagaatggaattgTGTTAAGGAATACATGGTGAAAGTGGGTGCTAGAGTCTGAAAATGAATATGGTATAACTTAATAGCTGCAAGGTAATGTGAAATttagtaggaatgataggataaataaatagatatagtGAACAatgcaacaataataaacagtacAGTAGGTAAAAGAAGATCGGACACAGATAGAGGGAAGCGTGAGGGATGGGAtgggaggatggggagggggaagttctttttcttttttctttaagtcTGTTTGAATATACTGAATAtatattgtttgttttgaaaaaaaagaaaataaaaagaaaacacgaTGTGGTTTAAATACCTGGTGATTGTATTAAATGAATCTTGTATATTTTGTTTCCTTGCCCAGGTTGTGCCCTCTATCACTCCACCTAAGTTAAACTGGGATAGTTTCAGCTAGAATAGCTTGGTcggtagggcatgagactcttagtctcagggtcatgggtttgagtcccaccttaggcaaaagaatcctgcattgcaggatgttggagcagatggccctcgtggtcccttcaagctctacaatgctatgattctactACTGGGTGGAGAGCAACTAACCTGTGTACAGTACATATATGTAGCTTCAGGCATATCACAATCAGGCATGTGCTGTGTTGTGCTTAAATAGGGTGGAGGTCTTACAATGTAAGAGCCAGTGAATTGCAAGAAGCAAATACCTGTATGAATTGCTCAAATTTCCGAATATATGCTTTCAACTGAATCTCCTTAGAACCAAGTTCCTCCCAACGATTGTTCAGGGCTTCCATCCTTGTCTTGAATGCCTGAAAAGTTCACAGAGGGAAGAGACCAGTAGGACATCTGATTCCAGTAGATCAGACTGGTGCCTTTGAGATATTTTGGAATACAGCTCCCGGTGTCCCTattaaccatgctggctgaggctgatggaagctaaaatccaaaatatttggagggcacctggtCAGAGAAGGCTGCAGTAGACTTCTTGTTCTTTTAGGTTTGGAAGTCCGTGTTGCCTCCTGCTTTTCTCTCAGGTTACAGAGAGCCTAGAACTTCAAAGAAATTAGCATTCTGGCCAGGTGGACCAGAAGGTGGTTTGATAGCAAATAGGCAAAGCATGTGCAATTTGCCGCCAATAAGCCATGTAGTTCTGTGGTTTTGGAGTGGCTGGTGACAAAAGAAGGTAGAGCTCGTCACCAGGGATACAAAGGCAGTAAAGCAGGGCATCTCCTCACCTCCTTTTGTGCTTCCATGGCCTGGTGCACCAatttggcttcttttttcttctccaggAGCCGAATGGAGGGGGATGGGGACTCCTCCTCGGATACTGGGAATTTCCtaacaaaatagaaaaagaatttTCCCATGAAGAGTGCAGAGATATATTTCTAACTCATAGGACCTGTGAGCTAGGTAGGTTTTGTGCAGCTCACACACCTTAGGATGAAGGGGCAGAATGATAGAATATCCTGTTTGTCCAAAGGTGCCTGGGTCAAGCCCAGAGACGAGTTTCAGTCAGAAAACAGACAAGGGTTCCGGTCTCCAAGGTCTCCAAGGAGCAACAAGAAAATGGGGCTTGGATTCAATTTAGATACCCAGCAAGTGAAAGCGGTTTGGAGGAAGGAAATGAAACTTTAGTGGCAATAgtgaaagaaagggaaatgaaaGCAGTGAAAGGAATGCGAGACAGACAAAGAAAGATGTTGGAAAGGAAAAGCGAACAGATAATCAAGGAGCCAAGAAGAGAGGAAACTATGCTTGTTTTAGTATTGGGTGTCTGGTTAGTTGCCGAACCACTTGGGAACAGGGCTACAGCACCATCCAGTTCAACATATATGAGAGGAACGTTGCCTAGAAAGACCAAAACAGTTA
Above is a window of Zootoca vivipara chromosome 2, rZooViv1.1, whole genome shotgun sequence DNA encoding:
- the CCDC42 gene encoding coiled-coil domain-containing protein 42 — protein: MTTMDEEDLSEYFRIQYGQKLLKLLMKFPVSEEESPSPSIRLLEKKKEAKLVHQAMEAQKEAFKTRMEALNNRWEELGSKEIQLKAYIRKFEQFIQENDQKRIRALKKANKERELKKQRVKELAKAKIEMAALKQQHQKLYNKLQQYSIFNKYLEKVVEVSEFEEIREVIGRYKTLVGMHRDLVQSAQEGMEMIEQAKVRLARYKEEKDDEMLQHNNELARLQLRFDHARSDVIVWESRWAHIQNTAAKKTLMLGTIKMATLNLFQSVAKQMKEALMVPVEDTHRQLDMIQQFIQDLSDIWSEVKKKEQNRSLTGMTKE